The following proteins are encoded in a genomic region of Chaetodon auriga isolate fChaAug3 chromosome 8, fChaAug3.hap1, whole genome shotgun sequence:
- the dcstamp gene encoding dendritic cell-specific transmembrane protein, giving the protein MLLSWIAIKQSLGDIGYLAVDVFITGKRDGIRRTLLLLLTSGFSSLLLSSLLLLYLLFTLNYELAVAAGIAGCFGTLLTVALFLSKRVRCLGTLFVISIFMKKSRNLLLTVGTSLVVLRNIRNTLENLIGLVRSMICNLKAKKAAIIDPFSNYVKMLKWLGNMLKGVTDLGVLNLDSKLKVSPRLESEQFREKLTDAEQKLNETVKYVQSIMNTVSSVSEKMFPAISFLVLMMFIALHIKKFCNDMKYENRFISSKFVSFDEKQRAEGKPHVLPLTPEEEKLYTTVPSARPTAREGRAMLKFGIPVVSHFVSWVIFITVDALLYCFIDIVTTKLSELEPFHVPLLISIKGIATLIGIPFGEEDHQQDFSYSVTLFEKKCLPKPKLLLYNSVVPLAAILLALLIMGLMAAKVAQLRLMVCERFFFTAAEARVEYLHAKILRKRSKRRMRCLTSLYFKPQFWCPLLFRPKEVTQSVV; this is encoded by the exons ATGCTGCTGTCATGGATTGCAATAAAACAGAGCCTGGGGGATATTGGTTATCTGGCTGTGGATGTTTTCATAACTGGAAAAAGGGATGGCATTCGAAgaactctcctcctcctcctcacctctggTTTCTCCAGCCTCTTGCTCAgctccctgctcctcctgtacctcctcttcaccctgaACTATGAGCTAGCAGTGGCTGCAGGGATTGCTGGCTGCTTTGGGACACTGCTGACAGTTGCCCTCTTCCTATCAAAGAGAGTAAGGTGCTTGGGGACTCTCTTTGTGATCTCTATTTTCATGAAGAAGAGTCGGAACCTGCTCCTGACCGTCGGGACCAGCTTAGTGGTTCTTAGAAACATCCGCAACACCTTGGAGAACCTCATAGGCCTGGTCAGGAGTATGATTTGCAACCTGAAGGCAAAGAAAGCAGCCATCATTGATCCATTCAGTAACTATGTGAAGATGCTGAAGTGGCTGGGGAACATGCTGAAGGGGGTTACAGACTTAGGGGTTCTGAACCTTGACTCCAAACTCAAGGTTTCACCCAGACTGGAATCAGAACAGTTCAGGGAGAAACTCACTGATGCAGAGCAGAAGCTGAATGAAACTGTAAAGTATGTGCAGTCCATCATGAACACAGTCTCCTCTGTGAGTGAGAAGATGTTTCCAGCCATCAGCTTCCTCGTGCTCATGATGTTTATAGCGCTACACATAAAAAAATTCTGCAAcgacatgaaatatgaaaacaggTTCATCAGCAGCAAATTTGTTAGTTTTGATGAGAAGCAGAGGGCGGAGGGAAAGCCCCACGTCCTCCCCCTCACTccagaggaagagaagctgTACACCACTGTGCCCTCCGCCCGTCCCACCGCCAGAGAGGGGAGAGCTATGCTGAAATTTGGGATTCCAGTTGTCTCCCATTTTGTATCTTGGGTGATATTTATAACTGTGGATGCCTTATTGTACTGTTTTATCGATATTGTAACAACAAAGTTATCAGAGCTGGAGCCATTCCACGTCCCTTTGTTAATCAGCATTAAA GGAATTGCAACTTTAATAGGTATACCATTTGGTGAGGAAGACCATCAGCAAGACTTTTCCTACTCTGTGACTCTGTTTGAGAAGAAGTGTCTACCTAAGCCCAAGCTGCTGCTCTATAACTCTGTAGTTCCTTTGGCTGCCATCCTGCTCGCCCTGCTCATTATGGGTCTGATGGCTGCCAAAGTGGCCCAGCTAAGGCTGATGGTCTGCGAGCGCTTCTTCTTCACCGCTGCAGAGGCAAGAGTGGAATACCTGCACGCCAAAATCCTGAGGAAGAGATCAAAAAGGAGGATGCGCTGCCTCACATCACTCTATTTTAAG CCACAGTTCTGGTGCCCGCTGCTCTTCAGGCCCAAAGAGGTTACACAAAGTGTCGTGTGA